CTATTCATTTCGCAAATCTGGAGTCACAAGAATGCATCTTCCAACCTCTGGCCAAGAGCTAGAGAAAAGGGACATCAAGGAGTTCTGGAACAAGCTCATCAGCCCATGGTGCAAGACGTTTCCCAAGTCGCTGGGATGTCCCAAGCCTGAGGAGCCCACCCCCCAGCCGGAGCCGAGCCCGACGACACCCACGCCGACGAACCCTCCATTGGAAGCCCCCGTGGTGCCGGTGCCCGCGCCGGTTCCTACCACGCCGGCATCGGCCCCGGATACGGAGAAGCCTCCTGTCAACAATACTCCGGTTACTAATCCAGTCAAGACACCAGCGGAGGACCCGCCAAAGAACAGTGCGCCTACGCCTGGGAActcgggaggtggaggagggtcaGGAAATGGGTCGGGCAATGGGTCTAGTCCTGGAACAGGATCTGGTGCAGGGAACGGGTCGGGCGGTGGTTCTGGCAATGGCTCGGGGAATGGTTCAGGCAGTGGGTCGGGTTCAGGATCAGGTTCGGGCTCAACTCCCAGCCCTGGTGTAGGACAgggttctggttctggttctggttctggttctggttcgGGTTCAAATCAAGGATCGAACCCAGGGActggctccggctccggctccggctccagCAATGGGTCTGGTTCAGGATCGAGCTCTGGCAATGGCTCTGGttcgccaaccccaacctctgGGAACTCCAACTCTGGATCTTCTGGCTCGGGTTCATCTGGCAATGGCAACTCAGGATCCAACAGCAATTCAGGCAATGGCAACCAGGGAGCcggctcaacaacaacagggcCCCAAAAGGCGTTTCCCTCCACCGCAGGAAACGCCCTCTTGGCTGTGGATGGCACCCAGGACGGACAGAACCAAGTCACCCAGAAAGGCGCCGACTCAGCCACAGGCGGCGGCTATGTTCCTGGCTCAGATTACACCTCCACCGACGAGTTTGGTTACACCTATCATGGCGAGCTTGACCAGAACTCAGGGGGCGTTCGGGGGACGTCAGGAACaggcaccaacaacggctCAAATCCCGGCAGTAACGACAACACCAATAACCCCAACGAGAAAGGCTCCAGCCCCATGATCGGCATCATCGGCGCCGTAGTCTGTCCGTCTTTCCCTTCATCCATCCCTTCTGTCCCCTCTTACTGACACCTCTTCCAGCCCTCCTGGTagtgctcctcctcctcatcgccctccttTACCGCTACCGCCGCACCCGCCGCGTCCAAGCCTTCCTGACAAGATGCACCCCCTTCAAAATCGCCCCTTACagcaagaaggaaaagaaacgCTCATCAATGGGCAACGGCCTCTTATTCAGCGACGTCGGTGATGCAGCTGACTCGGCAATGTACGAGAAGCGAAGCAGCATGAACTACGGCACCGCCactgccccccctcccccagtcTCCTCATCGGTTACTCTCCCCGCCGCAGCCACGATCCCCCCCCTCAGGCTGGATTGCGCCCCTagtaacaacaacaacaacaacaacaacaacttaTCCCTAATAGACAAAcgcgcctcctcccccacgaGCGGTCTGCTCATTGACTTTTCCCCTCTGACGCCAGGATTGCCAACTATTCCGTCTCCGACGATCCCCCGGCGGTCGAGTCAGGATTCCATCGGGGCGGCGAGTATAGCCTCTAGCGGGGTGTTTTCCCCTTCGTTGATCAGCTGGCCTATGCCGCCTTCTACGCCAGGGAATTCAAGACCGACGACGGGAACGGGGTGTAACTGGCCGGTGTTGCAGCCAGAGACGGTGCCGGCTGTGCCCCCGGTTATTCAACAGacatctgctgctgctgctagtGCACCGCCTTCGAGGCCGACAACGGGGGGCTCGCACAGATACAGTCTTATGCCTGTTATCAAGCCTGCTCAGCCGGCGTTGCCGAGCAACTGGGTTAAGCCCAAGGGGTGGGATTAGCAATGACTCGTGGGGGTGTCTATCAAACAAAGTGACAAGTGGaaaaggtgaagagggagaggaggggaaacATGGTTGTCATGATAATCTACTTTACCTACCTTATTTATGATGAGATCAGTGTGTAATAttggaagatggagagggaaggagggggaggaaggggggggtttAATACTGtggttttgggttttggggtgtAATTCTTGGTCCTCTGGTCTTGGGGACGTACATATCACTTTTTATATATGTTTTCTTATTGGTTCCTTTGTACCTACTTGCTGATGTCAAAATAACTGATGGAATGGGGATTCATATTCTCATATTCTCTTATATACTCGAGCAAAGTTCCAGCTGTCTTGCCTTTTTCCAATGCCACGCCAGCCCaggcagcatcagcatcatcagtCCTTCTTTTTCCGTCTGCTGTCAGTGACAAACGTCGTGGAAAGGCTCTTCCGCAGGCTCTCCCTCTTTCTGGCAAGCATTTCCTTCCTGATCCGCTCttgttcctcttcctccagtttcctctttctctcctcctcctcctcctccagtttcctcttcctctgctgctcctccctctccctcttcttctcctctgccgCCCATTGCTCCCTTGCTTTTTCCTCAATGTCGTCCTGCATTTTGCGAACTCTTTCCCTGGCTTTGTCTTGCGGCAGATCGTAGCT
The sequence above is a segment of the Podospora pseudoanserina strain CBS 124.78 chromosome 5, whole genome shotgun sequence genome. Coding sequences within it:
- a CDS encoding hypothetical protein (EggNog:ENOG503PXS9); translation: MHLPTSGQELEKRDIKEFWNKLISPWCKTFPKSLGCPKPEEPTPQPEPSPTTPTPTNPPLEAPVVPVPAPVPTTPASAPDTEKPPVNNTPVTNPVKTPAEDPPKNSAPTPGNSGGGGGSGNGSGNGSSPGTGSGAGNGSGGGSGNGSGNGSGSGSGSGSGSGSTPSPGVGQGSGSGSGSGSGSGSNQGSNPGTGSGSGSGSSNGSGSGSSSGNGSGSPTPTSGNSNSGSSGSGSSGNGNSGSNSNSGNGNQGAGSTTTGPQKAFPSTAGNALLAVDGTQDGQNQVTQKGADSATGGGYVPGSDYTSTDEFGYTYHGELDQNSGGVRGTSGTGTNNGSNPGSNDNTNNPNEKGSSPMIGIIGAVVSLLVVLLLLIALLYRYRRTRRVQAFLTRCTPFKIAPYSKKEKKRSSMGNGLLFSDVGDAADSAMYEKRSSMNYGTATAPPPPVSSSVTLPAAATIPPLRLDCAPSNNNNNNNNNLSLIDKRASSPTSGLLIDFSPLTPGLPTIPSPTIPRRSSQDSIGAASIASSGVFSPSLISWPMPPSTPGNSRPTTGTGCNWPVLQPETVPAVPPVIQQTSAAAASAPPSRPTTGGSHRYSLMPVIKPAQPALPSNWVKPKGWD